The following are encoded in a window of Rosa chinensis cultivar Old Blush chromosome 4, RchiOBHm-V2, whole genome shotgun sequence genomic DNA:
- the LOC112197376 gene encoding mitogen-activated protein kinase 16 — MQPDQRKKSVDVDFFTEYGEGSRYKIEEVIGKGSYGVVCSAFDTHTGEKVAIKKINDIFEHVSDATRILREIKLLRLLRHPDIVEIKHILLPPSRREFKDIYVVFELMESDLHQVIKANDDLTPEHYQFFLYQLLRGMKYIHTANVFHRDLKPKNILANADCKLKICDFGLARVAFNDTPTAIFWTDYVATRWYRAPELCGSFFSKYTPAIDIWSIGCIFAELLTGKPLFPGKNVVHQLDLMTDLLGTPSAEAIARVRNEKARRYLSSMRKKRQIPFSQKFPNADPLALRLLERMLAFEPKDRPTAEEALADPYFKGLAKVEREPSAQPVTKMEFEFERRRITKEDVRELIYRETLEYHPKMLKEYLDGSEPTGFMYPSAVDHFKKQFAYLEEHYGNGTVGAAPERQHASLPRACVSYTNNSVQQPTEVTEDLAKCCIKEIEKPVDRNCGIPTTKPPIQAPQTIQGAARPGKVVGSVLRFNNCGAAAAAETLEQRRMVRNPVVPTQYTAAAGSSYPRRNASCKNEREDNEVEGSNGLLPKPPQYIPRKVAAAQGGSGSQWY; from the exons ATGCAGCCTGATCAAAGAAAAAAG TCTGTGGATGTGGACTTCTTCACTGAATATGGTGAGGGAAGTAGGTATAAAATAGAGGAAGTAATTGGCAAAGGAAGCTATGGAGTTGTTTGTTCTGCATTTGATACGCATACTGGAGAAAAGGTAGCTATCAAGAAaataaatgatatttttgaacaTGTCTCGGATGCCACCCGCATCCTTCGTGAGATTAAACTTCTTAGGCTCCTGCGTCATCCAGACATTGTGGAGATCAAGCACATTTTGTTACCTCCATCCAGAAGGGAATTCAAAGACATATATGTTGTTTTTGAACTCATGGAATCTGATTTACATCAGGTTATTAAAGCAAATGATGATTTGACACCAGAACATTATCAGTTCTTTCTTTATCAGCTTCTCCGAGGAATGAAGTACATACACACAG CAAATGTTTTTCACCGAGATCTAAAACCCAAAAACATCTTGGCAAATGCCGACTGCAAACTGAAGATCTGCGACTTTGGTCTTGCTAGAGTAGCTTTCAATGATACTCCCACAGCTATATTTTGGACG GACTATGTTGCCACAAGATGGTACAGGGCTCCTGAGTTGTGTGGATCATTTTTCTCAAAG tATACACCTGCAATAGATATCTGGAGCATTGGGTGCATCTTTGCAGAGCTTTTAACTGGAAAGCCTCTTTTTCCGGGCAAAAATGTTGTCCATCAGTTGGACCTCATGACTGATTTATTGGGAACACCATCTGCTGAAGCAATTGCTAGG gTACGCAATGAGAAGGCTCGCAGATACTTAAGCAGTATGAGAAAGAAGAGGCAGATTCCTTTTTCCCAGAAATTCCCAAATGCAGACCCACTTGCTCTACGTTTATTAGAAAGAATGTTAGCTTTTGAACCGAAGGATAGACCTACTGCtgaagag GCTCTTGCTGATCCCTATTTCAAGGGTTTGGCAAAAGTGGAGAGAGAACCTTCGGCTCAACCAGTTACCAAGATGGAATTTGAGTTTGAGAGGCGAAGGATAACCAAAGAAGATGTTAGAGAGCTTATTTATCGTGAGACTCTCGAGTATCATCCTAAGATGTTGAAAGAGTACTTAGACGGATCAGAGCCAACAGGATTCATGTATCCAAG TGCTGTTGACCATTTCAAGAAGCAATTTGCATATCTTGAGGAGCACTATGGAAATGGCACAGTTGGTGCTGCACCTGAGAGGCAACATGCATCACTACCCAG GGCATGTGTTTCGTATACCAATAACTCAGTGCAGCAACCAACAGAAGTCACAGAAGACCTTGCAAAATGCTGCATCAAAGAAATTGAGAAGCCAGTGGACAGGAACTGCGGAATCCCTACAACAAAGCCTCCAATTCAAGCTCCTCAGACCATCCAAG GAGCTGCAAGGCCTGGCAAAGTTGTTGGCTCAGTGTTACGTTTTAATAATTGCGGGGCAGCAGCTGCAGCAGAGACTCTTGAGCAGCGAAGGATGGTTAGGAATCCAGTTGTTCCAACTCAATATACGGCTGCCGCAGGCTCTTCATATCCTAGAAGAAATGCATCCTGCAAAAATGAGAGGGAAGACAATGAAGTGGAAGGTTCAAATGGGTTGCTGCCAAAGCCCCCTCAATACATTCCAAGGAAAGTTGCTGCTGCACAAGGTGGATCTGGAAGTCAATGGTATTGA